The stretch of DNA CAGTAGAACCAGGTGCCGAGCTTCCTCTCCTTGCAGTAGAGCGCGTCCTCGGACTGCCGCACCTCGACACCGTCGCCCTCGGAGGCGCGCAGCGGTGCGGTCCCGGTAAGCGCGACGCTGGAGGCGGCAAGCAGGGCAATGCATTGGCGGTGGTTCATGATCCGCTCCTCTCGAATTCCTTGATCAGTGACATGAAGACGCCGAGGTCGAGCAGCCGGCGGCCGCCATCGAGCAGGCGTACAAGCGCGCAGTAGAAGCCGGACAGCGCCTCGCTCCCGGCATCGGCGATCGTGTAGGTTCCGGCCTCAAGTCGCGCCCATCCCCGCCGGACGATGGCATCGAGCTGCGCGCTGAGGCTGCGCGCGCGAACCGGGTGGTCGAACCAGGCCGAGATTTCGGCAGCGATCCCGCGCGCGGTCAGCGGCCCCTTGCGAGCGAGCGCCATGCCGACGCAGAACTCCAGCACGGTCAGATCGGGGGCTGCGGCGTAGGCCCCGAACGCGACCACGCGCGCGCCGCTTTCGGGCACAGGATTCGTGGCGGGCTCAGGGCTTGTGCGCGGCATAATAGGCCTCGATCTTTGCCTGGATTTCGATGAGCGTGGCGGCTTCGTCGGGGAGCTTCGCCGCATCGACGAACTCCGCGTAGATTTCGGAAAAATCCATCACCGAGAGGTCGAGCTGCTGGAACTCGAAAATGGTGAAGCCGTCGCAGACGGGCTTCTTCGGCGTTCCCCATGTCTTGCCGATCTGGGGCCGGCCCTGCTCCTGGAGGATCCGACTGATCTTCGAGAGGAAGCAGCAATAGACATCGCGCTTGGAAAGACAGATGCCAAGGAAGCTCGACGAGCAGTAAGTGCCAATCTTGTGGCAGAGCCCTGCATCGTCCTTCTGATCGAGCAGCACCTCGGCCGGGCTGCACAGCAGCGGAACGAGGAGCGGGACGCCCTTCCCCGAGCAGCAGTTGGCGAGACCGAAGACCTTGTGCGCACAACTCTCGGCGGTGCCCTTGAACAGCGTCAGCGTGCTTTCGTCGAACTCGGAATTGGCCTGTCCGAGCGCGTTCAGCGCCACGACCGCGTCCTTGAACTCGTCGGAGGCCTCGCGAACGATCGGCTCGCAGTCGCCATTGACGCAGTAGACGTCGTCCCCGCAGATGTACTGCGCAGGCTGGCTCGTCGATCCCGGGATCGGGCACTTGTAGACACGCTCGGCGACCTTGCACGAACCATCTCCGCTGGGCGGATCGTCGAGACAGGTCTCGTGGTCGAACATGCAGCCGGGGGTTGCATCGAGCTTGCCGCAGTCGTTGCCGCCGCCCACCACGGTCTGGCACTGGTAGGTCTTCGCCGTCTCCCAGCAGGCCCGCGTGACCGGCACGCCATCGATCAGGCGGGTTTCATTGGGGGCAGTGCAGGTCTCGGCAGCGAGGGTGCAGGTGCCAAGATCGACCGAGCAGGCATTGTCGGTCCAGACTTGGGTGAACCACTTCGATACCGAGCTTTCGGGCACGATGCCGGCGACATTGGTGCTGCACGAATAGACCGCTTCTAGCGAAGCGGGCTCAAGGCAAGTGAGGTAGCCCCCTCCCCCGAACGGATCGCCGATGAAATCCCAGGTCTTGCAGAGCTGGCGGTCGGTGAGGCCTGCCGCGGAGGCGGTGGTTTGGGTACAGCTCGGCTCCGCCGATATCGCCCCGCACTGCTGAAGCCCGCTCACATATTGGACGGGAAAACCCGTCACGGGATCAAAGGTCAGCGCATCGGTGATCCCTTCGTTGTTGCAGCGATAGACGTTGCTCACGACCTGGAAGGCGTCCGCCGGCGGCGGTTTGGCCACCGTGCCCATGAGGTAGACGTTGGGATCACTGACGCCTGCGTCGCAGTCGTAGTAGTCGACCGTGAGGTTATAGTCGGGAACAGGGAAGGTCCCGGTCTTGCGGCACAGGGCGTTGCCCTCAAGCGAGGCGCAGCCCGGAAAGCCAGGGGCCGTGACGCAGAGGTACTGGTAGAGCGTCTCGTTCCATGGCGCGACGGTGAGACTGCGGGTGCAGGTCTTGGGCTGTTCGACCACGCTCGAGCCGACATTGCAGGTCCATTCGGCAGTGTTGGTGGTCCCCGGACTCGGCGGCAGCGGGACGCAATTGCCGGTCGACCCGTCCGCGCTCATGCCAGACAAGTAGGCATTGGGATCGTCGGTCACGGTGTTGGCGCGGGACAGGTCGGCGCGGGTGACATCGACGGTCGGCCGCGTGGTCGAATTGGCGGTGCGGTAGGCATTGCTATTCACGCCGGCCGCCGCCCCATCGGCGTACATGTTGCCGGGATTGTCGTAATACTGGGTGAGTCCGGGATATTCCGCCTGATACCCCGGTATCTGCCCGGCCGCACCCGGGGCATCGGTGATCCCCTGGTAGGCGCCGCGCACGCTCGATCCGGTCGCCCGAGCCTCGGCCTTGGCCTCGTCCACGGTCATGGTGGCAGGCGCGGAAGGAGGCGGCGGGGCGGGAGCGGGCACGCCGGGATCAATCGCGGGCGGGAGCGGCGGTTGCGGCTCGACCAGATCGTCGGGCGGGGGGATGTAGACCTGTCCTTGTGCGCCGGCCGCGGCGAGCAGCACCATCCCGGCAAGCGCAAATCCAGCAAGGCGCGGCGCGCGCATCTCAATGACCCTTGTTGAGCTGGGCGAGCGCGATGCGCGCGACGCCGGCGCCGGGCCCGCGGCCACCTGCAAAACTCTCGAGCGCGAACTCGACTGTGACATTGCCGGTGAGCCGGTCGTGGTCGGGAGTGGCGCTGGTGCAGTCGAGCCCGTCGCAGAGCTCGTACTCGCGGCCCGCGGCGACGAAGGTCGGCGCAGCCTCGACCTTGAAGGCGCGGAACAGGCGCGGGTCGATCGCGAGATGGGCTTCTTGGCCCTCGTCGGTCACAACGCGCTTGAGGCCCTCGGCAAAGGCTTTTGTGCTGCCTCCGGGAAAGCCGCGGAACACCACCACGCCGCCGGCCTTGGTCGTGTCGGCGATCAGCCGGGTGAGCGAGGCCCCAGGCATCGACAAGCTGGCAAAGACCATGAACATCGGCCCCTCGCCCATCGGCGCGCGGGTATTGGCCGCGGCGCCGGCGAGCAGTTCGTCGAAGTCGACCGCGCCATCCGGGCCCTTGGGAAGGCTCGCGGGATCGATCGAAGCGACGGAAGCGAGGCCTTGTTCGCGCAAGGTCTCGGCCTCGGCGCGGTGCGCCTCGCCCTTGCCGGCAACCGCATCGACCAAGGTCTGGGCATCGGCTGTCGCCTCGGTTGCCCGGTCCTTGATGGCCTTGAGGTCGATGCCGTCTAGCGTTTGCGCGAGCGCTGCCGAGACAGCCGTAAGCGCGAGGAAGCCAGCGATTCCTGCGAGGTGGGGTTTAAGCAAGGTGCGCGCGAAGGTCATGGGCGTCCTCACAGCATGCAGCAGTTGCGCTTGCGCCAGACGAGGTAGCCAAAGTCCTCACCCTTGACGGGGTAGCCCTTGCCGGTCTGGGGAATGATGGTGGTCGCGCCGATCGGCGCGCAGGCGTAGCGGCCCTTCACTGTCGAGATCGGGTTGGTCATCTGCAGCCGGTATTGCTGCTTCCTCATCACCGGCATCAGGTACTTGTGGCACAGCGCCTTCGAACCCATCGTCCCCCAGGCGAGCGCCTCGCGGTGCATCTTGTAGAGCATGCGTTCGGCGACGAGCCGCGAGGCCTGGATCGGGGTGACATGCGCGGCGACGTGGCCGTTCAGCGGGTACATCCCGCCGTTGCAGCCCGCGCACCAGAACATCTGGTCGATCGGCAGCTTGGCGGTCGCCGCGACACAGTCGGCCGCACACGCCGCGGTCGCGATCGGGTTCGAGAACAGCGCGACTTCCGGATTGATGATCGAGGTGAGCGCGGAATCCTGCCAGAGCGGGTCAATCTCGGTGACATAGGCAACATCGAAGGTGGTCTGCTCGAAGCAAAGGAAGTCGGTCAGGATCTCCATCCAGTAGAGCAGCGGGTAGACGTAGTAGTGCGACTGCCACTGCGAGCTGTTCTGCGCCTTGCCGCCGATCTGGCTGCGGCCCTGGACATGGCCATTGCCGATGGCGAAGCCGGGGTTGAGGCGGATTCCGCCAAGGTTGGGAAAGCACCAGGCCTTGTTGGTGACGTCGACAAGCCGCACCGGCTCCCAAAAGCCCACCGAGATACCAATGCGCGGGATCGGCGAACCGCAGGCGCACAAGGGAAACGAGGGATTCTTGGGGTCGGGGCGCGAGCCCTTCCAGATCGAGAGCCCGCCGATCGACAGTGGGAACAGGCACGACCAGCACACGTCGGTGATCGGGTTGATGAACTTGCCGTGGCAGGTGGCGGTATCGGCGCGCGCGGGCGCCGATACCGCAAAGGCGAGCGCCAGCGCCGCGAGCAAGGCGGCGAATTTCCGGCCGAGCCGCGTCATGGCCGAGCTCCTTGGGCGAAGGCCTCATCCGCCCGCAGTTTGGCGCGGAAGTAGGCGACGCCGTGGACCGGCGCGGCGAGGGCGAGGGTCAGCGCAGGACCTGCACCCCAGAGCCCGAACAGCGCTTTGAGGAGCGGGAGCAGCAAGACGGCGAGCGCCAGCGCCCAGCACAGGGCCATCCACCAGCGCCGCATGTGACGAAGGCGCGCCGTTTCGGGAGCGGCCATCGGTGTCTTGAGGAAGTCGATGAGCGAGTGGGTCATGACACCTTGCCTCCGCCAGAGAGAACGGGTGCGCGTGCGGGCGCGGCTGCCGCGGGCGGTAGCGGCACTTCGCTGATCTTGAGATTTGCGCCCGCTGCCGAGACCACGGCGGGGGTGTGGCGGATGCCGAACTTGGCGGTGAGCGTGCCGCCCTGGTCGAAGTAGAAGCGCCGCTGCCAAGGCTTCATCGCATCGAACGGCGAGCCCGAGACAAAGATGATCTTGGCCCGCGCATCGCTCCAGGTTTTCACCGCCCAGGCCAGCTCGGCCGCATTGTCACCATCGACGAAGACCAGCGCCTGGCTCAATTGCACCATGTCGAGCGGATTGACCCGGGTGCCGCGCGCGGCGATCAGGTTGCCCTTGGCATCGACGATGTCGTCTTCCGTGACGATCGAGGGATCGAACAGCCATTCGCGCTTGACGCTTGCGGGGGTCATGCCATCGACCGGCTTGGGACGGCGCACGCTGGCGACCGCTTGTTCCTGCATCTGGCGCTGCATGCGCTCGATCCCGCCATTGGCCTCGAGCGTCCTCAGCCGCGTCTCGATCGTGGTGAGAAGATCGGTCTCGATGATCGGAAAGGTCTGACCCATCTGCCCATAGTCGGCAGCACGCAGGCCCGAGATGCCCGGCCAACCGACCAGCAGGGCAAGGCCGCTTGCGGCGATCAGGGCGGCGAAGGGCCTCACAGCAACGAGTCCCCGGTGCCGATGATCGTCCCGGAACAGACGAACCCGATATCGGCATAGCGGCTGTCGAGCCCGTCCTTGTGCGCGGTGCCGAGATAGTAGCAGTGTTCGGGGATCCGCCCGGTCGGACCAGGCTCGAGCTTTTCACCGCGCGAGCTCGCCGGCTTGAGGCGCGCAACCTCGGCGCCATTGATCCGCACGACGGCGCCCTCGCGGCTGACCACGTCGCCCGGCATGCCATAGACCCGCTTGGCAAAGGGCGGGGCCACCTTGCCGAAATGCGCGGTGATGAGCGGGGTCTGCGGCGCCTTGAAGACCACGAAGTCGCCGCGCTCAGGCACGCGGTGCTTGTCAATCCAGAACGCCCAGTTGGGGAGCGACTGGGTGGTGTTGATCAGGATCGCATGTTCATCGCGCCAGCTCGCGAGCAAGGAACTCGCCGCGAGGCACGCCGCAAGCGCGCCAATCGCCAGCCAGCGCTTGGCATGACTGCCGCTCGCCGCCGGGGGCTCAGGGTGTGTTTCATTTTGCGGGGGCATTGCCCTGACCCCCGAGAACTCCAGCCTGCGGCGCCGGTCCCGGCCCCGAACCCGACATAGCGGCACGCATCGCGCCCATGACATCGGTGCTGCTCGCCGCCGCCTGCTGCGGCATCCGCACGCGGGCATAGACCTCGCGGCGCACGTCGGCAGTGATGTCGGGGACATTGCCGGCGACGACCGCTTCGCCGACCAGCACGATCTGGCCTGCCGCGCCGCGCCGTTCGAGATTACGCTGGATCTCGCTCATGAACGCGCGGGTCTCGGTGGTGACCTGCTCGGGCGGGGTCGCCGAGCGCGCCTGCGCCTGGACATATTCGCCGACGATCCCAGAAAGCTGGACCTTGGCGATCGCCGGTGTCTTAGGCCCGCCGAGCACGCTCTTGGTCACCCATGCGCCCCACAGGCCCGCCGCAACAAGGGCGGCCACGAGCGCGACCGGGGCCGCACCGAGGCGCGCACGCTGCGGCGGGCTCGCGGGCGCCGCTGCCACATCGGCCTCGAACAGCGGACCGGGCGCTGCGTTCTCGCCGCCTGTTGCGGCGACACGGGGCTTACCTGCCATGATCTCTCTCCTTGCAAGTGGGGTTTGCCGCCGGGCTCAGATCGCCAAGCGAATGGCGGCGGAAGAAGGCGAGCGCGGCGAACAGCACGGCGCTCGCCAGCCAGAAGAACAGGCGGAATCTGTCCTGCCGTGCGGCATCGGCCGCGACGTAGCGCGAGGCGAAATTGTCGAGCTGGAGCACGGTCCCGGAAAAGCTGAAGTTCCCGAGCGCGGCGAAGAACAGCAGCCAGAGGGCAGCAACACAGCCGAGCGTGACTGCGAGCCAGCCTGTCAAGCGCAGCGCGACGTAGCAGCCGTCCGCCAGGCGGGATGGAGCGCGCGATGGCGCGGTTGGGGCCAAGGTGGGCGTCATTCGGCCGCCTCCGCAAGCTCGCCCTCGGCAAAGTCGGGCGCGCCGGGCTCGGGCGGCACGAAATCGGGGAAGGCCACCCGCTCGATCGCATCGGGGAGCGCCAGGCCGCCGCGCACCTTGTCCTCGATCTCGGAAAAGACCCGGGGGCTCGAGGAATAGAGCGTCGCCGAATAGGGATCGAGCACAAGGCGCCCTACAGCAAGCGTCTCGGGGCCTTTGATCAGGACGTCGGAATACTCGGTCCCGTTGCGCTTCAGCGAGCGGAGCAGGCTTTCCGTGTAATGGTCCATCTCGAAGCGCTGGTGCTTGGCGAGATCGTTGATCGTCTCTTCCTTCTGCTGGAGGACGATCGACCAGTCCGAGTTTTCGAGTGCGGCGAGCGAACCTTCCGACTTGTAGAAGTCGTTGAGCGACTGGGTCGCTGTGATCAGCGAGCCGCCATATTTGCGGCAGGTGCGGGCATAGGTCTCGATCGCCTGGCCCATCTGCCCGCCGCCAAGGAGTTGCCAGGCTTCGTCGATCATCGTCAGCTTGGGCACCGAGCGGTCGAGATCGCGCATCACCCGAAGTGTCAGGAACATGAGCGCGGTCAGCGCGACCGAGCGCAGTTCGGGCTTCGAGGAGAGGTCGGAGAGCTCGAACACGGTGAGCCCGGCCGAGAGGTCGATCGAGCAGGCGCCTTCGAAAAAGCGGCCATAGGTGCCGCCTTTTAGGAACGGCGACATCGCATCGGCAAGATCGCCGGCATAGGGCGAAGGCAGCGCGCGCAGCGCCGCGGCAACATCGTCAATCGTCCCATGGCGCTGTTTCTCGCGCCAGACCGTGCTCACCGCGGAATCGATCAGCCCGCGCTCGGTGTCGGACAAGCGGTCCTGCTGGCGCGCCATCTGGCCGACGATCGATTTGAGCATCGCGAGGCATTCGACCTCATAGTCCTCGCCGTCCTCGTCGCTCGCTAGCGCCTCGCCGTCGATCATGTCGAAGGGATTGAGCGAGAAGCCAGAGGATAGCTTGAACTCGACGAAAGCGCCGCCGAAGGCTTTGACCATGTGCTCGAACGAGCGGCCGTCATCGATCACGATGACCTTGGCCCCCGCGCCGGACATCGCGGCACAGACGTCCTGCAGGAATACCGACTTGCCCGAGCCCGACTTGCCGAAAACGGCGACGTTGTGATTGCCCGCCGCGTTCTGGAACGGCGACCAGAAGAACGGCTGCCCGCGCCGGCCGATGAGCAGAACGTGCGGGATGTGCCCGCCGGTGTGCTCGCCCTGGAGCGGCGCGATCGAGGCCGCGGTGGTGGTGAGCATGGTCTTGAAGCGCTTCATGCGCTTCAGGTCAGCCGAGAGCCCATTGGGGAGCGACAGCGGCATCGCTGCGAGCAGCCCCATCACCTGGAGGTAGCGCTCGTCGATGAGGTCCCACCCGCAGGCCTTGTAGACCGACTTCACCATGCGCTCGTTGATGTCGCCCTTGCCCAAGGGCGAGAGCGCGCCGACGCCGTAGTAGACCTGCGCGAGCTTGCGGCCCTGGCGGATCTCGGCCTGAACGTATTGCCATTCGTCGCGCTGCTCGGAGAGCTGGGGCAGGAAGCGCGCCGAGCGGCTGTCGGCAAGGCTGGTGGTGCGCATGACCTTGAGGCCCGCGCGCGAGGCGACCGCTTCCTCGTCCTGGTAGACGAGCCCGAGCACGGTCATGACGTTGCAGCCGAAGCGCAGCTTGTCGTTGATGACGTCGCCGATGATTTTCTGGACGTCCCACGGCGCCCATTGTTTGGGGAGGTTGCGCACCGAGAAGAAGCGCCAGTCGAACTTGTCGGGCACGACCTCGCCGATCACCGGCGCGCCGTCCTGGCGCTCGCCAGTGGGGCGGAAGCGCTCGGTCTGGAGCACGATCCGGTCAGGGGTGACCTGGGTTTCGAGATCGCGCCGCACGCACTGGACGTTGATCGGATCGAGCTCGGAATAGTGTTCGGGCTTGTCGGCGTTATCGACCGCCGGGCAGAGAAAATCGTCGAGGAAGGCGATCAGTTCGACCGGTCCCATGTCGCGGGCCGGGATCGAGAGCGACTGCAGCGTCCCGTGAAGACTGTCGCGCACCGAGGCGAGCGTGTCGGCCCCGATCGGGCCACTGAGCCGGGCACCGACCGAGAGGATCACCCGGGTGTTGCGCAGGTAAAACGGTGCGTCGCGCGAGATCGACATCCAGGCGGCGCGGCGCAGCCAGCGCGCCCGGTGCATCGCCGCGCGGCCATAGACCCCCTTGGCGACCACGCGCGGCATCACCCAATCAGCGATGCGTTCGCCAACCGAGGGACTCTGCCAGTGGATCAGCTGGATCTCGCAGCCCGAGGGCACGGCGTCCGACAGAAACTGGGTCAGCAGCTCGCCGCTGCGCTCGTCTGCGCCCATCATCGGGGCCAGCTCGAGAATGAACCCGAGCGAGTCCGTGTTGATGAACAGGCCGTGCTTCTTGTCGTAGCTTCGATAGGGCAGCCAGTTCGACAGCATCGGCGCGCCGAGCACCGGGCGCTCCGCCTCCGGATGCGCGCTTTCGCCGAACAGCATATCGAGGAACCGGTCCCAGAACCCGTGCGAGGCCATCGTCGCTTACTCCTCGACCTTGGCCGGAAAGGCGGCGGGGCCATTGGCGGGCTTGGTCGCCGCCGGAGCGGCGCTGACCGCCGAGGCGGAAGCCGGAGCTGGGGTCGGCACCGCACTACTGGGCGCCGCACGTACCGCTGCTGCCGGGACGTGCGCTTTCGCAGTGGGCGCGAGACGCGCCTGCACCTGAGCCTGAATCGCCTCGATCGCATTGCCCGACTGGAGCGCGGCACCCTTGGCGCGCGCCGCCGCAACGGCCTCGGGGCGCGGCGGCCCGGAAGGCGCGGCATCTATTGCTTTGGGAGTGGGTGACCCAGCGTCCTGGGCGATCGGGGCGACGGGTACCGGTGCCGGCACGAATGCCGCGCTCGCGAGGCTAACTGCCCTGCCCTCGACCTGCTCGCCGATATTGGGCTCGCCCGAGGACAGCTCCATCCAGGCGCCGTTGTCGACCACTGCGTGGATGATCCGCGGTTCGTGGAGATTGCCACCACCATCGACGAAAGAGGGGAACACCACCTTGAGCACGCGGCGCTCGCGGTGGACCATGCCGCCGCCGGCCGAGGTGATGCGGCCCGAACCCGACGGCGTGTACGACGCAGTAACCGGCTTGGCGGCGGCGGGCTGGCGGATGTACGGCCCTGCCGGGGTCATCGGCCGGGCATTCTGGATCACCGACAGCGCCTGGTCGTCGATCACCGTCGAAGGCGCGCAGGTCCCGCCTGGTGCGCTGCAGGCAAAGCTGCCCTTGATGTTGCCGCCGAACAGCGAGGTGCAGGCGGCGAGCTGGGTAGCCGCGAGTCCGATGGCCGCGATGCTTGCAGCCCGGGTGACGGGGTTTGGCGATCGCCGCGCCGCAAGATCCCCAAGCCGGATCGCGAGCCGCCAGATGGCGAGGCCCGATTGGCGCGACAGCGGAGCCTCACCAAGCGCGACATGGCCCGCCGAGCGCGCCCACGCGCGCTTGCCCAGCAATGCCTGTTCGCGAGGCGTGAGCAGCACGCCTCGCGGAACCGCAGTGGCAAGGACGAGATCCTGCCACAGCTGGATTGCTTCGGCGCGGCTGAGCTCCACCCGCGGCAGCGAGACTCGCCCACAAGAGCGCCGCGCGACTGCGCGCGTGAGGCTCGCAAGATGCTTGGAGCTGAGCGCGGTCACGACTTGGCGCCCTTCAGCCACTGCTCGAGCACTTCGCGCGGGCGGAAGCCTTCGATCACCGCGCCGTCCGAGCGGACGATGACCGGGGTTCCGGCAAGGCCCTGCTGGCGCGCGAAGGCCTCGTTGGCATCGAGCGGCGAGGTGTCGCAGGCGCGCGTGTCTGTTATCGGCGCCCCGGCATAGGCGGCTTTGACCGCCTTGCGGCGATCGCGCGCGCAGAACACCTGGTTGGCAAGATCGCGGCTGCCGAGCACCGAGATCGGCCGCTCGATCACCCGCACGTTCATGTTTTCGAGGACGCCCGAGAGCGCCCGGCAGTAGCCGCAGCGAAAATCGCTGAACACGGTCACGGTCGGCCCCGAGTTTGCTCCCCAGACAATGCCGCCCGCCTCGGGCAGTGCGGCGAGCGACATCATCCGGGGGGCACCGCTCGCCGCCGGCGTGCTGACGCCGCGGCGTGGGGTCTCGACTTCCTGGGCTTCCTGCTTGCTCCCCGCAGCGCCGCCGACGAGGAGATCGGGGTTGACCTCGAGCAGCCGGACCGCAGTCAGGTCCTGGCGGGTCTGCATGTCGTAGACCCGCCCGATCAGGAGATATCGCGCGGTCTTGTCGACGTAGAACAGCTGCGAGCCTGCGGTCACTTCGCAGACCCCATCGACCACCTGGCAATTGACGCGGGAGACCTGGGTGCGCGGCAGGCGCTGCTTCAGGAGCGCGGTCACCGCCTGGTCCGCCTCGCTTGGGGCATGTTGGGCAGTTGCGGCATCACCGGTGCCGGCGTTCGCCCAGACCAGCGAGCCGCCACTACCGAGCGCGATCGCGGCGAGCGGCATCAGGACCTGGCCAAGGCGGGGCCGCGCCAGATGGAATGACTTCAAGGACTTCAGCTTCATTGCACCCTCCTCACCCGTTGATGAACACGCCTTCGAGAAACACGATTTCGACATCGATCCCGGTCGGCATCTCGATCACGGGCTGGTACTGTTCGGCCCGCTCGATCAGGTACTTGCTGACCATGTCGCCCGAGGTGGCGATGCCTTCGCCGAGCCCGCCCTCGAGGATGTCGCCGGTGCCGAGCTTCTGGCGCTGCCCATTGACGTTGACGTTTGTTCCGGTGAGCGTCGAATTGGTGTTGGCGGCAAAGCCGCGGCCAAAGCCGCCGGCGAGACCGGCAA from Novosphingobium aromaticivorans DSM 12444 encodes:
- a CDS encoding DsbC family protein; the encoded protein is MKLKSLKSFHLARPRLGQVLMPLAAIALGSGGSLVWANAGTGDAATAQHAPSEADQAVTALLKQRLPRTQVSRVNCQVVDGVCEVTAGSQLFYVDKTARYLLIGRVYDMQTRQDLTAVRLLEVNPDLLVGGAAGSKQEAQEVETPRRGVSTPAASGAPRMMSLAALPEAGGIVWGANSGPTVTVFSDFRCGYCRALSGVLENMNVRVIERPISVLGSRDLANQVFCARDRRKAVKAAYAGAPITDTRACDTSPLDANEAFARQQGLAGTPVIVRSDGAVIEGFRPREVLEQWLKGAKS
- the traC gene encoding type IV secretion system protein TraC encodes the protein MASHGFWDRFLDMLFGESAHPEAERPVLGAPMLSNWLPYRSYDKKHGLFINTDSLGFILELAPMMGADERSGELLTQFLSDAVPSGCEIQLIHWQSPSVGERIADWVMPRVVAKGVYGRAAMHRARWLRRAAWMSISRDAPFYLRNTRVILSVGARLSGPIGADTLASVRDSLHGTLQSLSIPARDMGPVELIAFLDDFLCPAVDNADKPEHYSELDPINVQCVRRDLETQVTPDRIVLQTERFRPTGERQDGAPVIGEVVPDKFDWRFFSVRNLPKQWAPWDVQKIIGDVINDKLRFGCNVMTVLGLVYQDEEAVASRAGLKVMRTTSLADSRSARFLPQLSEQRDEWQYVQAEIRQGRKLAQVYYGVGALSPLGKGDINERMVKSVYKACGWDLIDERYLQVMGLLAAMPLSLPNGLSADLKRMKRFKTMLTTTAASIAPLQGEHTGGHIPHVLLIGRRGQPFFWSPFQNAAGNHNVAVFGKSGSGKSVFLQDVCAAMSGAGAKVIVIDDGRSFEHMVKAFGGAFVEFKLSSGFSLNPFDMIDGEALASDEDGEDYEVECLAMLKSIVGQMARQQDRLSDTERGLIDSAVSTVWREKQRHGTIDDVAAALRALPSPYAGDLADAMSPFLKGGTYGRFFEGACSIDLSAGLTVFELSDLSSKPELRSVALTALMFLTLRVMRDLDRSVPKLTMIDEAWQLLGGGQMGQAIETYARTCRKYGGSLITATQSLNDFYKSEGSLAALENSDWSIVLQQKEETINDLAKHQRFEMDHYTESLLRSLKRNGTEYSDVLIKGPETLAVGRLVLDPYSATLYSSSPRVFSEIEDKVRGGLALPDAIERVAFPDFVPPEPGAPDFAEGELAEAAE
- a CDS encoding S26 family signal peptidase; the encoded protein is MPPQNETHPEPPAASGSHAKRWLAIGALAACLAASSLLASWRDEHAILINTTQSLPNWAFWIDKHRVPERGDFVVFKAPQTPLITAHFGKVAPPFAKRVYGMPGDVVSREGAVVRINGAEVARLKPASSRGEKLEPGPTGRIPEHCYYLGTAHKDGLDSRYADIGFVCSGTIIGTGDSLL
- a CDS encoding type-F conjugative transfer system protein TrbI; this translates as MAGKPRVAATGGENAAPGPLFEADVAAAPASPPQRARLGAAPVALVAALVAAGLWGAWVTKSVLGGPKTPAIAKVQLSGIVGEYVQAQARSATPPEQVTTETRAFMSEIQRNLERRGAAGQIVLVGEAVVAGNVPDITADVRREVYARVRMPQQAAASSTDVMGAMRAAMSGSGPGPAPQAGVLGGQGNAPAK
- the traU gene encoding conjugal transfer pilus assembly protein TraU, translating into MTRLGRKFAALLAALALAFAVSAPARADTATCHGKFINPITDVCWSCLFPLSIGGLSIWKGSRPDPKNPSFPLCACGSPIPRIGISVGFWEPVRLVDVTNKAWCFPNLGGIRLNPGFAIGNGHVQGRSQIGGKAQNSSQWQSHYYVYPLLYWMEILTDFLCFEQTTFDVAYVTEIDPLWQDSALTSIINPEVALFSNPIATAACAADCVAATAKLPIDQMFWCAGCNGGMYPLNGHVAAHVTPIQASRLVAERMLYKMHREALAWGTMGSKALCHKYLMPVMRKQQYRLQMTNPISTVKGRYACAPIGATTIIPQTGKGYPVKGEDFGYLVWRKRNCCML
- the traN gene encoding conjugal transfer protein TraN; amino-acid sequence: MRAPRLAGFALAGMVLLAAAGAQGQVYIPPPDDLVEPQPPLPPAIDPGVPAPAPPPPSAPATMTVDEAKAEARATGSSVRGAYQGITDAPGAAGQIPGYQAEYPGLTQYYDNPGNMYADGAAAGVNSNAYRTANSTTRPTVDVTRADLSRANTVTDDPNAYLSGMSADGSTGNCVPLPPSPGTTNTAEWTCNVGSSVVEQPKTCTRSLTVAPWNETLYQYLCVTAPGFPGCASLEGNALCRKTGTFPVPDYNLTVDYYDCDAGVSDPNVYLMGTVAKPPPADAFQVVSNVYRCNNEGITDALTFDPVTGFPVQYVSGLQQCGAISAEPSCTQTTASAAGLTDRQLCKTWDFIGDPFGGGGYLTCLEPASLEAVYSCSTNVAGIVPESSVSKWFTQVWTDNACSVDLGTCTLAAETCTAPNETRLIDGVPVTRACWETAKTYQCQTVVGGGNDCGKLDATPGCMFDHETCLDDPPSGDGSCKVAERVYKCPIPGSTSQPAQYICGDDVYCVNGDCEPIVREASDEFKDAVVALNALGQANSEFDESTLTLFKGTAESCAHKVFGLANCCSGKGVPLLVPLLCSPAEVLLDQKDDAGLCHKIGTYCSSSFLGICLSKRDVYCCFLSKISRILQEQGRPQIGKTWGTPKKPVCDGFTIFEFQQLDLSVMDFSEIYAEFVDAAKLPDEAATLIEIQAKIEAYYAAHKP
- the traW gene encoding type-F conjugative transfer system protein TraW → MRPFAALIAASGLALLVGWPGISGLRAADYGQMGQTFPIIETDLLTTIETRLRTLEANGGIERMQRQMQEQAVASVRRPKPVDGMTPASVKREWLFDPSIVTEDDIVDAKGNLIAARGTRVNPLDMVQLSQALVFVDGDNAAELAWAVKTWSDARAKIIFVSGSPFDAMKPWQRRFYFDQGGTLTAKFGIRHTPAVVSAAGANLKISEVPLPPAAAAPARAPVLSGGGKVS
- the trbC gene encoding type-F conjugative transfer system pilin assembly protein TrbC — its product is MTFARTLLKPHLAGIAGFLALTAVSAALAQTLDGIDLKAIKDRATEATADAQTLVDAVAGKGEAHRAEAETLREQGLASVASIDPASLPKGPDGAVDFDELLAGAAANTRAPMGEGPMFMVFASLSMPGASLTRLIADTTKAGGVVVFRGFPGGSTKAFAEGLKRVVTDEGQEAHLAIDPRLFRAFKVEAAPTFVAAGREYELCDGLDCTSATPDHDRLTGNVTVEFALESFAGGRGPGAGVARIALAQLNKGH